The bacterium genome segment GATTACGTTAATTGCGGAAAAGAAGTTGCATCATTTCTTCAACAGGATGCTACACTGGAAATATGGATAAAAGCCTCTATCGAGGATGGTGGAAGTGGCAGCAATCCGCTCATATTTGGCGATGCGACTGGAGTTGGCAAGGAGAGAAGTTTCAACTTCAGAATAAATAAGGGCTTTGGAAGGGTTATATATGAAGTCGCGAACGGTTCCACGACTTTTTATCCAAAGTTACATCAGTCATTACTTGATGGTACTTGGCAGTATATAGCGCTGGTACTTCAGGCGTCGAAGTATTATCTTTATCTGAACGGCAAGATGTTAGAGAGTGGAGATACTGCGCCTATTGCTTTGAACAAAGCTGGTGGAAGATATTTACTCGGCGGGGGGTGGTCTGCAGGTTACCTGAAAGGTGAGATTGACGAGATAAAATTTTACAACAGGGCATTGAGTGCACGAGAGATCGCCGACCACTCAGGTTTTGCGGAGAAAAGGGGTGAGCTTTGACTATGTTTAAGAAACTTATTGTTTTTGTATTAGGCTTGTTTTTGATGTTGTGCTGTTCTGGTTTCTCAGAGGCTGCGCAACAAACAGAAGAGGGCTTGATTCTCTGGTATACATTTGATAAGGATTATGGACCAAATCTCGAGGATTTAAGCGGCAAAGACAACAACGGCGTTATATACGGAGCAAAGTATGTTAAATCACCCCGAGGATATGCCCTGAGTTTCGATGGTGAAGATGATTATGTTAATTGCGGAAAAGAAATTGCATCGTTTCTTCAACAGGATGCTACACTGGAAATATGGATAAAAGCCTCTATCGAGGATGGTGGAAGTGGCAGCAATCCGCTCATATTTGGCGATGAGGATGGACTTGGCAAGAACAGGAGTTTCAACTTCAGAATAAATAAGTCATTTGGAAGGGTTATCTATGAAATCGGG includes the following:
- a CDS encoding LamG domain-containing protein — encoded protein: MVKGILRQFKKVYKVMGMRLILCVLGLVLMLCCPGFSEAAQQAEKSLILWYTFDEDYSEHVKDLSDKGNDGVIYGEAKHVKSPRGKALSFDGEDDYVNCGKEVASFLQQDATLEIWIKASIEDGGSGSNPLIFGDATGVGKERSFNFRINKGFGRVIYEVANGSTTFYPKLHQSLLDGTWQYIALVLQASKYYLYLNGKMLESGDTAPIALNKAGGRYLLGGGWSAGYLKGEIDEIKFYNRALSAREIADHSGFAEKRGEL